One window of Quercus robur chromosome 5, dhQueRobu3.1, whole genome shotgun sequence genomic DNA carries:
- the LOC126726487 gene encoding probable hexosyltransferase MUCI70, whose amino-acid sequence MMRYHFMGKVTTSTPLLFKSKLLCFSLFYLFTALFLALYTSLSQSKCLFRSSPFDPLQTPLFSYPSSYGEHKYALPTHRSTCSSPVFFTDYWTVLKEIRDLCKNSSLASPVLSYMQGQADSFGGNFSTQKRISYFDHENSSLEVPCGFLKKFPISNYDQVEMENCNGVVVVSAIFNDHDKIRQPKGLGSKTLDNVCFFMFIDDVTLNGLDYHKVISKESPQHKVGVWRIVRVSSKDLYDNPAMNGVIPKYLVHRLFPNTKFSIWIDAKLQLIIDPLLLIHTLIVSENADMAISKHPFYVHTMDEAMATARWKKWWDVDALKTQMETYCDNGLRPWSRKKLPYTSDVPDSAMILRKHELSSNLFSCLMFNELEAFNPRDQLAFAYVRDHMKPKLKLNMFEVEVLEQVAMEYRHNLKHIGGTSGREEGSKRSKIKRTRRAGSDLLYVNGSCCSKCQKYLLEMWGESHK is encoded by the exons ATGATGAGATATCACTTTATGGGGAAGGTAACAACGTCTACACCTCTCCTCTTCAAATCAAAGCTCCTCTGTTTCTCTCTGTTTTACCTCTTCACCGCTCTCTTTCTCGCTCTTTACACCTCTCTATCTCAATCCAAATGCCTCTTCAGATCCTCTCCCTTCGATCCCCTCCAGACCCCTCTCTTTTCTTACCCTTCTTCTTATGGAGAACACAAGTATGCCCTCCCAACCCACCGTTCCACTTGCTCCTCCCCTGTCTTTTTCACAG atTATTGGACTGTGTTGAAGGAGATCCGAGATTTGTGTAAGAATTCTTCGTTGGCTTCGCCAGTTTTGAGTTATATGCAGGGACAGGCCGATAGTTTTGGTGGGAATTTTAGTACCCAGAAAAGGATTTCTTATTTTGATCATGAAAACTCTAGCTTAGAAGTTCCTTGTGGATTCTTGAAGAAATTTCCGATTAGTAATTACG ATCAAGTTGAGATGGAAAACTGTAATGGAGTAGTTGTAGTCTCGGCAATCTTCAATGACCACGACAAAATCCGACAGCCAAAAGGGCTAGGATCCAAGACCTTGGATAATGTATGTTTCTTCATGTTCATAGATGATGTTACCCTCAATGGGCTTGACTACCACAAAGTAATTTCAAAAGAATCCCCCCAACATAAGGTAGGCGTATGGAGAATTGTTCGAGTTTCGAGCAAGGACTTGTATGATAATCCAGCCATGAACGGAGTGATACCTAAATATTTAGTTCATAGGCttttcccaaacaccaaattcAGCATTTGGATAGACGCGAAGCTACAGCTAATAATTGATCCATTATTGTTGATTCATACATTAATTGTGTCCGAGAATGCGGATATGGCCATATCCAAACATCCATTCTATGTTCATACCATGGATGAAGCAATGGCAACAGCAAGGTGGAAGAAATGGTGGGATGTTGATGCCTTGAAGACCCAAATGGAGACATATTGTGACAATGGGTTGCGGCCATGGAGTCGCAAGAAGCTCCCCTATACATCAG ATGTACCAGATAGTGCTATGATCTTAAGGAAACATGAATTGAGCAGCAACCTCTTTTcctgcctaatgttcaatgagtTGGAAGCTTTTAACCCAAGAGATCAGTTGGCTTTTGCATATGTAAGAGATCACATGAAACCAAAGCTAAAGCTTAACATGTTTGAGGTTGAAGTATTAGAGCAGGTAGCAATGGAATACAGGCACAACCTAAAGCACATTGGTGGGACCAGTGGCAGAGAAGAAGGGTCCAAAAGGTCCAAGATCAAAAGAACCAGAAGGGCAGGCTCAGATTTGTTGTATGTTAATGGCAGCTGTTGTAGTAAGTGCCAGAAGTATCTTTTGGAAATGTGGGGTGAATCCCATAAATGA